The Alligator mississippiensis isolate rAllMis1 chromosome 8, rAllMis1, whole genome shotgun sequence genomic sequence GCTCCACATCCAAGAGAATGCTTGAATGGCCTTAGACAAACCTATGAGTACCTAAAAACAGAGATAACCCTTTTCTTTGCCACACCAAGATGAGTTAAGACAGAATCAATGAATTGATTTAAAGACATTTAGATAACAGGGGATAACATCCATATAAGTAACCAGCCAGGTGAAACAGTACTCTAAGGGCAATGTTTAGGGATCAGGTGTCAACAGCAATTACCCACGTATTCATTGGCTTACAATTGCCAAACCATCCTGTGATGCTCCTTTGCTGAAAACTTGTTCAGTACTGAGTTCTGATTCCTGCTGTCTGGAACATCTAGCTCAGTCACCATGGatggggacagacattcaaatagcttgagcctgaattgattcaatctttgccggttagtctaacctggctaggctgaatcagtctGTAACTGTAcaaacatcccagacatgcaggcacatgcctgcagtggctcaagctagaagccagggggtgctagagcagccctcccttcccttgcacagggctgagctgagggggcatggccaggctccggCAGGATTAGGGAGGTGTTCCCCCCCTCCTTGaatgataacagagcatttatcagctctgttatcagcatccaaaaacaaaaagcctctcattagttcaagatcttcttaaacaaagaaggaacggagggacgttaccagctgagctgttgattagctccaaaaagccccaagccaacactgctgtctgccacagcacggaccgtAGCTAGCACATGGTCTGCTAGCTCATGCTGAGGTGTcagtgtaaggcagaggggacgggggatccctgcttagcagggagtggtgaagggagggggagagcaggaggaagccaggcagacactgctgtgcctgcacgTTTCTgcgggagctgcagccagggagcagaagggaagggccagccctgccatggagcagagaaccctgccccagcccagagagcatgctgggatgcagggggggtctgatttaacttaagcctggttgaatgtagtatcagacttaactgattagggtcaaatcagtttattcaGTGTCTGTTCCAGACACCTTGCCAGTTTATCTCAAACCGCTTTCAGCCATTTTCCCaccagtttatgtacactgaacatctgttctgttacaggtttaaaccagtttctgatcacttaaactggtttatgtgtaatgtctgtccctagcccagaggatATTTGGTCCAGCTGTCCTCTGAACCATGCTGCTCCTCAACGCAAAATGGCTGCCTACTTCTGTAGATGCAATCGTCTCTAGACATTTTAAAGAGTCAAAATGCTAAAGGCAACAAAGTATAGCAATTCCATATCAATTGCATGGTTAAACatgcatgcgcgcgcgcacacacacacacacacacacacacacgcacaccccccaAGCATTCTTTGTGGTAAGCTATGCCAGAAATTGCCTGTAGCTTTGGCTAAAATGAGATCAGTGCGTCTCTGCAGAACCGGCCAGGCTAAGATTTAGGAAAGCATTAAAAACAGTTATACCCCATGCTGAGCAATTATGTTCTCTCTAAAATATCACCCCTCTCATTTCAGCTGGCGATACCATTTTCCAGTTTTCTTCCAAAAAAACTGCTGTGCTGATACAGGCTGATACAGTCTATCTCAGAAGTTGCTGTATTCTATTGCCAAACAGCTTTCTCTATAGCATATACTAAAGCTTCTTAAGCACCTTAGATATCTATATCATGGAAAGTGATTCAATTATTATGAGCTAGAATAATACGTTTTGCAGCCTGTTTCATTTATATTAAAgtttaccagggatcctggttttcccaggTAAAAAcaatctcaaattctctgataaaaccccccaaaacatgaTTAAAACTGAAAGgccctccacagcccccccccccccccccagccctgctggtacccctctccctccaccctgcctccagccctgacAGAGCTTGCcaaggctatggggccagggacccaggtccatagccccctgcccctggcaggagacaGTGGCTGTTGCCTTCCTGCTGTAGGCtcaagtgaggggtggggggtggctccccatCACTGTGCGCACTCCCAGGGGGGCACTGGGGACCCCCaggtctgtgcatggggcaggggtgggcgcaggctgcccactgcaggcttaggctctggccctgctgccctgggcagaggtgacctgagcagggtgtggggcccggggcaaatcagcccatgcggggccctgcccctgctctgatcccacaGGCCCCAGAGCCAAAGAAGCTGCCGCCACATTGGCAGTGGTgcgggggtggcaagtggctcgATGCGGAGCTGAagctctgcccagctgctgctccatccagctctgcagggccccccaaaacaTGGGACCTGGGGCGGTTACCCCAATTTCCCCACACACCCCCCgggacagccctggccctggggcctccacagacAGCAGGTACAACCCAATGCTCCAAGGCATAGCAGGGCCACACAGGAACCTCCTTGCTGCTGCACACAGGAGTAGTGAGGGGCACAATCccatgccaccacccccactgctgctgtaaGGGCACGGGACATGTtggcagggcagcgtggagctcgcAGTGGCAAGAAGATCCATGCAGCCCAGCTTTTCCCTGCAGCATCAGGTCGCACCCACAGGGCCGTGgatgccccaggggagggcagcagggcaggaacctgagcccacagcacacagcctgcccccatccccacctcatgcacagatctggggggcatgggtctccCCTGCCACTCTCAGGAGTGCGcgcagcagggggagctggacccaccccctcccacctcctgggcaACACACCCATGGCCCCTTCCCGCCTTCTGTGGCCacacattgcagccctgggccccaaaccccatgcaccatggggctgggcagcagccccaaactcatcaccagccctgcccaactccctccctccctatgggggcctcaatccctcccccccccccgccgccaccACTTACCTGCAACAGCTGCTTCTTGGCTGCCCCGTGGCCACgtgcatgcacgtggcaccccctgcctgaccgcccttcacccgctccccccagccccttgcaggctgggactctgcccacctgcagacagctctttgcaaaactgcaaaatctgagggtttctctgctaaaaggagaaatccgcATTTTACTCTGGTAAAGAGGGAAATCCACATTCTCCTCAGTTTTTctggggaaatggaaaacccagaaccCTGAAGATCACTGTGGGAAATTAAGAGATTTTGTTCACAGCACAGGTGCATAAATAGAGGTGTAAAGGTGTCAGCATTTATTAAAAGAGTTAATGTTATGTAGTATTTATGCTGGTGTGCAAAGCACATAGTGCACTTTCGGTAGACAGATTTAAGAGACGGCCTATTTAAGAGACAGTCTAAGACATTAGTCAACGCATCACTATTACTTACTGATCTAAAAGATATTTTGAATTTCCTTACGAATTATTATTTGAATTAGAAGCCTTATCAGGAGACCCGGCTCTGGAAATTGGAAGGAATCCCACTGCTGTTCACACTTTTTGGTTCAGAGGCTGACTGTTCGATCCAGTGTTCCCAGCTGCATCTCAGATCCAGAGTACATTATTTGTGGCACATGAATAATGGATACTATAAACAAGCATAACAAAACGAAAATTGTAGAAATAGTATTAGAGAGATTTCATTCATAAATTTAGCTCATGAATGATTCAAATTTTATGGTTCTTACCCACCAGTGACTATATTTGCATATCTCATCAGAGTGTTCTTACAAGAACCCTCTCCACACTTCTTATCTAGTTATGACACTGAAAAAGGGGCTGTCACGGTGAGAAATATTTCATTAAGCACATTAAATTTACAATTTCCAATGAAAAACTGAATGCATGTGCATCTGCTCTTTATGAACAGGCTTTGTATTACAAGATATAATCCAAGGAGCAAATGCATTCAAGGATAAACACTGATTTTGAAAATATGCACTCAGAGTGCAATTTTTCTTTGGTGCTGAGTTCCAGTATGCCTGTCTTTTATAGCTATAGCTTTATCGACCAGCAACTGGAGTCTGCGTCAGGGATAAATAAAATCTCATATGTTAGGACGGTCCTATTTGTTCATTTCCACTCCACTCGAGTAGCAGACACGAGTCCCTGCAAAGCCTGCAAGATCTACATTGTAATGGAGATTTTCAGCTGTGCAACTGCCATAAAATTATCCTCAGCATATCATCCGGTACTGCTGAATTTGCAATAAAATCAGCAGCCGAAATAAGCTGCAGTGCCCCCAAAAGAATTCAgcaaaccagagagagagagagagagatggaaacgCATTAACCTTAACAAACAACTCTGCTCTTAGGAGTGACTGAACAAATGGTTCCTTCTCACTTCCCAAGTCTAGTCTCTGTGGGtaattcagtcttttttttttcttgttttagtgATAAATTACAGTATTTACTATGTTTTACGCTTAACCCTGCAGCACTATGCTGGCTCTAATCTCTGCTTCCATGCTGGTTTATGTGTTAACATTTGTAAGTTGTAACCACAGCATCGAATTTGGCCTGTGACTGAGGACAAGTATTTTAATAGAGTGGGGACCCTGatataactccactgaagtcagtgaaccAAAGTCCCTAGGGTGTAAGAGCTGACAGCAGTTGTTTTGTGCAACAACAGTGACGTTGTGTGTCCTAGAACAGCCCCACCGGGCCCTCAAGCCCGATGCTGAATTTGCAAAGCTGACCATTTGGTAACAAGGATTCATACCTATCCGATCAAACACTTGTCCACAACTCTACATCTATTCACTACCTAATTGATCCAATCCAGGGAATAGGAATGAGCCATGAGACCCCCGTAACAAACAAACAATCGGCAGAGTCACCTATCAGAGTCTTTTTTGCATGTTGTGGGTACTTAATGTTTCCATCCAATTCGGAGGCAGAAACAATCCCACGTGGCAAACCAGCCCATTGCAGATTGACGGCATGAATATTCACGGCAATCTGCTTGCAAGTCATCTGCAAAGTGGAAGCTATTGGCTGAAGAAATGCATGACTAAAATCAAGATCTTCACGAATAATTTATGGGTGCAAAGGAGAGGCGTCTGGTGAATAAAATATTCACTGTGAATTACTGCTCGGCTCAACCCACAGGGCCACCTTCATAGAGTCCCTCTATGAAGCTGAACTGCACGGTAGCACCTGCCATTTCGCCTCCCAGGTAATTCTCTACTGCACTCCCGAACCGGAGCTCCCCTCACTCAACTTCACTTATAACTCAGATGCCATCCAGTGGCACAGCTGTGAACAACAGCTGGTCATTTctttaaaagcttgcaaagaacttgtttccaactgctcagttggtctaataaaagatatcacatctacccaaagaggcTCACCTGCCATTTATTTAAAATGCTCACGTGAGATACTCACCCTACATGACTTCTAAATGTCAGCACTTTCTTCAATTCAAAGACTCACTGTAATCTGAAAGGGCAGAAAAACTCATTTTCCCAAGGGATCACTCGAGATACACAATACTGTGGCGGAGGGGAGGGGTGTCTTTCATCACAATAGTTAGGCACTTGGGGACAAATTTCCAAGGGGAAACGGAGTGGATacatctagaccaggggtgggcaaaatgcagcccgtgggccagatgcagcccaccaagccattctatccggcccgcggggcccctacaaaatttagaaatttaatatttatctgctcccaGTTGCCTGTAATGTGGCCttcagtggcttgccaaaactcagtaaccaGCCCTCCACCTGATAAAATTGCCCGCCCCGATCTAGACACATGCAGCCACCTCTATTTCAGCTGCAAAATCTGGCACGAGAGACAGCTGGGGTAAAGTGCATGCTGTACTACACTCACATTTGATTATTTCTCATTTACATCCCTAAAATACTGtcttgtttttggttttctttaattctttttaaCCATTGCAGATACCGGTAGAAATCTCACCCTTTAAACATAATCAGAAACACTGTACCTTGCAGCTAGCATTCACagacattcattttaattttacacATCTTTCTTTTGAGAAGATACAGATACCTAATAAAGGGTTGTAGCCCATATGGGAGAATAACTTAATGGTGTATTGATAGGAAACAAAAATTCCTGGACCAATTTAGGACCCTggcaaatgttttcatttttaagacACAATGAAAGACAGCATCCTCCTGCTTCTATGTTACAGGAGAGCCAATCCTAATGTTTCCTTTCGTGAGATGCACAACACGGTTCATGTTTTACATTAACCACTGAGAGCCCGTGTAAGCTGATGGCACTGTGCAACTGTGTCGCACGTAATTCATTTTAAGTAACTTCACATGAAGCATACAGAAGCCACAGAACTGTAATGGCATTAGAAAGCCAGCGCTGCATTTAGGGAGCTTCATACAAGGTATTAAAATCAGAGGTGCCAACATGCCTTCACACTGAAAGATCTGCTTCCACTCTGGTGTTACTAATTTGGGCCATGGTCTTGCAGTCCTTAACTAAACACAGTTCTCATCTGTGAAACTGTACTGATGATTTGGTAACTTGCCCTCCGAATGGCTGACTTCACAGTCAGAAGTTATCTTCAACGTTCATTTACTGAATGTGAGACATTGGCCTAAATCCCGAAGTTGGGGCAGTACCTTCTAACTAGCATGATTGATGGCATCTGTTTTTGTTATTGAAAAGTGTCCCTATGCACCAGTGCGGCCATACTGACCATGTTAATGAGTCTTACTGCTGAGCTGGCAAGGCATGGATTATAAAGCAAGATATTTTACCCTAGCAGACAGCACAATGCAAAGGGCTGGCATGCATGGGAAAGATCCCCGGGAACCACATACAGAATGGCAGTGGCAACTCTAAGAGGGACAGAAGTCCTTTCCAGTCGGGAATGAAGCATCACCATTCAATGgctcttgctcctcctcagtatcctgtactgtactgtactgtaggTAAGCTTGGACTAAAAAGTCACCCACAAAATGTCTGAATGCTTCAATTCCAGGTCTGACTTTTGCAGCAGAGGCCTATGGGTGTGATACAGAAACTCAGCTCCCTAATTATAGCCAGTCTACTTTCTCGCATTCACCGAAAGCCAAGGAGTTATTTCATATATTTTGGTCAAAAATCAtacctgaaaaaagaaaagaaaaaacagtaaaCAACCCAATAATAGATTTATTACGCTTCTGTTAGGTAAAAGGATTAAATCCTCTTCCTTATTAACAAAAAGGCAGTAGTGAAGAATCCTTAGTTAAATGATAAAATGAAATGTCTTGGCAATATAGATTTACATACAAATATAACTAATACGCTTTTCTTAAATACATAAAGAAACAGTTGTCCGCATCATCAGAGAGTAGCATTATCATGGTAGGAGAGATTTGCCTCCCTTCATGACGGTGAATTCTCTTCCTGCTCATGGCTATTACAGCAACTGTAAGAGGCCAAAACAGGCCAAAATCAGTACTCAGCAACATCACAGTACATCCAGGGTAAGTGGCTTAAAATGGACGGGAGGGACATCCAATCCTAATTCCAGACCTTAAGGCCAGATGTGCCATTGGTGTGGCGTTTAGCAGTGGAAGCTCCTTCAAAACCAGTATCTGGATGGAAGCCAGATTCCAACAGGGACATGCCGACTCTGCTCAAAATCCCCAACATTTCCTTTTCCCTGTGAACAATTTGAACACAATAAATTCTCCACTCCTTGCCAACCATCTGTTGGGCTCCCAAAAGTAAAAATACAAGGAACTTCTTGGGACGCTGTTAAGAGAACTCAGTAGAAAAGTCAGTCATACTTCCAAGTACCCTCAGCTTCGACATGTTCCCATGTGGTACCATGCTTGTGATCGAGACCGGCCCCTCAGTCTTTACCATCTATGGCAGATCTCTGCTCCAGTGAAGCTTAGCTCTGGACTCCAACCATGACTGCTAATGCATTTCATTTCAGCACAGGCCTAAAGTGTTGCTCCACAGAGGTAGTCCAACCTTCCTATCAAGCCCTGCTGCTACTAGATGAGAGACTCCCAAGGTTTGACTGCTCTTTGGGACCTCTTTGGTGTTGCAAAGTTTAGTTCAAAAGTTGACTGGCTGCTCCTTCATATTCggttttgattaaaaaatagtGCAAACTTCAGACTTAGGAAAAAAATGACTGTCATCTTCATTGAATGCTCAGATGAGAAAATACAAGGATCCATGAATGGAGCAGAGGGAATGGGATTCATTTGGCAAATGTTCAAAGATGACTTGTCATTGTCTTAGAGGAGTGTATTTGGTTTGACTTGGTTTTACCTATTGGTTCAGGAAATCATTGGCAAACAAGGGTCTAACCTACAACATTTTGGCTAACTGCTAACTAGTCAGAGCTGCAAGCACAGCCCAAGAGACTTACATTCCCTGCAGGGAAGGATGTTTGACATCCATGTTTGACTTGCGGTGAGTCACAGCATGGTCATACAAACCCCTTTGGTTTGGTTTCCTTGGAAGTGGAAAGGGTCCACATCATTTGAGAAGGGTCACATACCCCATTTGGTCATCCTCTTGTGGAATAAAAAGCCAGCTTTTAAAGCCTAACTCAGTTCAGCTCCTCTTTGGTAATTACTGTTTAAAAGGTCCCACAAAAATCCTCACTATGTAAATACAGCTTCCATTTGCATGGCAGTGAGCCTTGCCACCCACATGGCAGCCTTAGACACTCCTTTTCTTATTTAGCAAACGTGCCAGGCCATGTTTGTTCAATTCCCTTAAAGGACTGAATGTCTCTCTCAATTCTCTCCTCCAAAGTCCAGACACCGAATTTCAAAGGGATTTAGACACCTAACGATGCAGACAGAAGCCTTATGAAATTGTCAGAAGTGCCCAGCTTGAGTAAGTACTTCACTTTGGTTACCTCTCAAGAGAATTAGACACCTGGGCACTTCTGGAAATCCCACTAGGCACAATTTCTTCTTTTCCAGTGccaaaatacctttgaaaatctggctcttgTTGCCTTGGTGGACTGACCCAACAGAGTAAATCCTGTTCTCAATGACAAAATCATTTGGGGCTCACTGACAGAGGACTGAACCCTTTGATCAGAAATGGGCCAAACCCTTTATTTTCATGAGCAGTCCCGCCGGGCTATATTTCTCTCTAAGGGGATTTGGTTTTCCGTGCTACATATTTGCAACGCAGAGCCaaatttagatattaggaaatcccagtatcaaaaagaAGTGAGTGGAAAAAAACTCAGGGTGGCGCACGCGACAGCAGAGTGTGCCACCCAACACCAGAGCCTGGCCAACCCGAACCAcgctctgcctgccagccaggctccgcacAACTGAATTgccaccactggagccccaggaggctgccaggacCCAAGGTACGGCTGCTGGTGGCAGCCCAGGCGCATTTTTCCTGACACTAACCCCACAAGCAGAGGTGTGTGCtgggggaaaaagcagcagcaggaatttGTGTTGCTGTTTTTTGCCCCAAGGcaactgcacacccctgctcgtGGGGACATGGCCTACGGTGCCATGCTGCACTGCCTATCTATTTATTGAGTGAAAGTGTAAATCTGAATTTAAATGGATGCCGCTCTGCTATCTtggcaagcttctttgggcagatgcagtatcttttattatgCCGAATttaatagctggaaaaaaatgttctttgcaagctttcgggcacaaacacccttcatcgggcaCAGGGAGACTCTGTTGCTATGTGtcttcaaggtagaaaagaagctaatttacaacaagcagatctgtgaaaatgcaaatgagaagaaattaggaagacaaggggtaaagatggggtgggggagggaaatgtatgaaggaatgcaagtggtcagctagaggcaggttacctggggtatcagatatcaggcaggttgtaatgggtcataaatctaatgtctatattatattatattgtctatactatattttatatatgtatatattatgttatcatcataaatccagtgtctatattatACTATCTAtactatatttttatatatatgtatatattatgttatcatcataaatccaatgtctatattttatTGTCtatactatattatatatattatcatcataaatccaatgtctatattttatTGTCTATACCATATTATATATATTACCATGGACTttatatagacattggatttatgacccatTACAACCTGCCTCCAGCTGAGCACCTGCATTCCTTCatacatttccctccctcccttcccaccccccatattgtcttcctaatttccactcatttgcattttcacagacctgcttgttggaaattagcttcttttctaccttggagaacacatagcagcagcagagtctctgtgcctgatgaagggtgtttgtgcctgaaagtttgcaaagaacttttttccaactattaaattggtctaataaaagataccgcatctacccaaagaaccttgcctgcctatgtccttagaccaacacggctacaaccaacaaccctgcagcCCTGCTATCTTGTCTCTTTACATCACGGTTGTGAAACAGACTCTAAAAGACATTTGGAGGTCTGGCCATGAGAGAAACCTGCCTGAATTAGAATCAGGTGCCAAATCTCTTTCTGTAGTTATGTtctgtgtttcatttttatttatggtCTAGAAAGATTCAATTATAAACAGTTCACTGGACATTCGCTGGGTCTGGTTTTTGCCTGCCATCAATTGCTGGATAAttgctaaactttaaaaaaaataaataaataaaccaccAGGCAGTAGAAGTCTTCATATCTGTATTACGGGGCCTAGAAAGGTATAGAGCTAGTTTTCAGTTTGTACAGTATGGGCTGGGTTAAGTAATGCTAGGAGGAAGGGACTGGGTGGAGAGAGGGATTTAAAATACAGGAGATTTATAGTGCCTTGTCTTGCAGTTTGCATTTCAAGTAcaacagcatctacatgtgctacgCATGCTTCCCTTGGCAGAGCTTGTTAGCATGAGCATGTCAAGTGCATCAAAGCCAATTAGGCACATAGTGAAAAATGGCATAGGAAAAAGGTCAATGGGTTCATCCTGCAAATCCTTACTCAAAGCCTCAGCTTCTGTGGGACTGCTTTTGTCAGCAAGGTGCTCAGACACCATGGTGATGAGTAGAGGATGACAAGAGAGAGAATTATATTTCTTGCAGGAATGAGAGTGGGCAGTACCAACCTCTGTGAAATGTGTCCCTAGAAAAGCTTTTATGTATTATCTGCAAAACCGAAGCCCAGAAACAGCAGCATCCTCCCCGATTCACAAGTGCATTTCAGCTCGGTTGTTGTTTGTTGCCGCTGGAGAGGGCTTGCTTTTCATCCCCTCCGTCCCGACTTTCGACAAGTCGACAAACAACAGCCTCGGGGTCCACAGAGTCAGCAGGATTCTTTTGTACTCCTTTCGGAAGTTCTGATTGAGAAGCCCGTATATCATGGCATTGAGACAGCTGTTAAAATAGGCCATAAAGTAGCTCAAGACAAAAAGCCATTCCGGAATTTGCGGCGCTACTTTCGACGGGTTAATAGAGACCGCCAGGCCGATAAAGTTTAACGGCCCCCAGCACACTGCAAAAAGGACAAAAACCACAAACATGGTCAAGAAATTCCTCATGTCCCCGGCCCGCAGCTTCTGCTTGCAGTCGGGTCTCACCCGCTGCTTGACCTGAATCACCAGAATCCAAATCCGCAGGTAGCAGAACGTCACAACGGACAGAGGGACGATGAAGTGAACAACCACCACGCTGATAGTGTAAGACGTGCTGACCGTCTGGGCAAACGTGCAGGAGTAGATGCGGGGATCGTACCGGAGTGAGCCAACAAAAAAGTTGGGTACAATCGCCACCACCGTCAGCGTCCATGTCAGGCAAAGGTAGCAGCAGGTGTTCTTCAGGTTGAATAGCCTGTCATACCGGAGGCTGTGGCAGATGTAGCAGTATCGGTTGATCGCGATGGCTGTGATGTTAAAAATGGACCCAATGACACTTAAACCCATGAGGAACCCGCTGATCTGGCAGTGAATGTTTCCCATTGTCCAGCCATTGTGGAAAATAGCACTCAGGATGAGAGGGTACGGATACACCGCTACGACTAGATCTGCGACTGACAGACTGACGACAAAGATGTTGCCTACAACAAGGAGATAAGAGAGACGATGATGATTAGTGCACCTTGGTACAACTGTAATCAACTGTAAACTTAATGTTGATTGTAAAAATGGTCCTGAGTCTTCACTTTGTCTCTGGTAACCTCCATCTTGAGCTGAAAGCCCCAAGAAGCATCACCTGCATCCATCAAAGAGCAAACAACAGAGAGTGAATGAGAGTCACTGACCTAGATCAGGGGGCAGCAATGTTTTTGGAAAGAATGCCAACCTCAACTTCAACTTGTAATATGCTGGCGTGCCAGGGTGGATGGCagaggagccacaaggggcccgatccttgttgtggcagtgctgccccagccagtTCCCAGAGGCGCATGCACCCACCACTGGCAACGAGCTGGCTTGGGGCACCACGGACcccggtgcagctgcttgcagcctccccgctgcctgctgcaacccacctgggc encodes the following:
- the GPR50 gene encoding melatonin-related receptor, giving the protein MPGGNESCAGCGLAQSPAPLLLAAVLIFTIVADVLGNVLVILAVLRNKKLRNAGNIFVVSLSVADLVVAVYPYPLILSAIFHNGWTMGNIHCQISGFLMGLSVIGSIFNITAIAINRYCYICHSLRYDRLFNLKNTCCYLCLTWTLTVVAIVPNFFVGSLRYDPRIYSCTFAQTVSTSYTISVVVVHFIVPLSVVTFCYLRIWILVIQVKQRVRPDCKQKLRAGDMRNFLTMFVVFVLFAVCWGPLNFIGLAVSINPSKVAPQIPEWLFVLSYFMAYFNSCLNAMIYGLLNQNFRKEYKRILLTLWTPRLLFVDLSKVGTEGMKSKPSPAATNNNRAEMHL